A genomic region of Chaetodon auriga isolate fChaAug3 chromosome 11, fChaAug3.hap1, whole genome shotgun sequence contains the following coding sequences:
- the golga4 gene encoding golgin subfamily A member 4 isoform X2 yields MFKKLKQRINEEQSPQRNAQSPQQAQMGSGDRRSSQTPSYDGSPSPSDREMLAGMIAEPAFLSEYTIFALDHSKRPKTAQVASVSASKGPTRSPRGSINGDGSASPHSFTQKLQLKVPSMESLIRGGASRAESLFRSPSKENLVRSSSRDSLTPVGESEFPGGPTYDPPSDIESEAEEPPGSAESLSKEQLLHRLLRVERSLGKYRGKYSELVTAYRTVQRDKEKTQVILSQSQDKALRRIGELREELQMDQQAKKHLQDEFDAALEEKDQMITVLQTQVALLKKRVKGVSDGTVPPEGDAPQSEDASDSSTQSPLKEQGLEPEVTEGEGNSDPTKLLEALQKRVKRQENLLQKCKDVMRTHKERSAQLGTENETLQEQLQERLQELEKIKELHTTEKTKLITQLRDAKNLIEQLEQDKGMVIAETKRQMHETLEMKEDEVAQLRARLQQATAQKEELQEQKEKAEKSAFEELERALGVAQRAEEARKQLQVQLEERVKEVERVSEEERKSLQQKLTRVKQEVVTIMKQSSEETVANLEKLHSEALAAKEEETIARINKAVEQCKEEFAQLAKEREQQASLALEDSELQKTAVRTEADNKVKEIQLELEAAKTRILELESSQEKISQDGASLSHELSSQLDELKDKHKEQISALEEKHQEQLEKHKSTLTQQHNAALEELKEKHSVETETLLKDKEVQFQTHVEDMNQKTLEKLDAKQAEVEAVSAELSDALKRKQLLEEKLVAAEESHSLAQQDHEKRFQDWEAKHNVELENIKQEHKQSLGGIEKTLKEELNALKIVLREKEKEIEEHMLREKTSQEESHELKVKVKELEELQQCVSQSQLENVRLKESNAQFSKISEEFEQCKKDLTDLQHQLEVAKNDCQQKDKSLQELEHQLEQSRKELCEQEKSFTAELNTKQEEQTHLKKQLDNEKAALEKKMKTTITEMEAKLKTQETKMEKFKQKAKEMHESFKKKLQQNEETMKKELEKKEKELQQKELQVQEKIVEMAQKSSQGLSSAMSELQANHKEELEKLHDAHKHAIEELEHRWQEKLGQQEEELMEKHWHILQEKAQELEETSQQLCRGKEENEQAVCEIKDLKEDLAIRETTVQKLQEELNEAAVKLESLSQAEALLKEQMESVERNLNQALSERNSLQDQLNTAKEENREKLKTLSDKLEETEMQLKAVEGSTCKESEDLKKKFEENVVQLQAAIHTKVETICTLEENLRQQKEENKNLCISLDQMTAQVNAHTEHVTALTQEKENHSQSVSEKVQRIEELSEANRIMSESMKTNESHISNLESIISDLKNQLESSIKEKEEAINQLNQQYEEERQQAAETTERLERDRKSALEQANALRNSLSEYENKAQAKLSQCDNTITSLQTRLEELEREISEKNDALQRLTASIDNQSISKSEMDQVLSEKEQKVSGLTSELESCISRLGELQEQLALKTKECEQLTADLKQQHSIREDEKREFTEQLQQTQMQCTQNGILEQELVEKLRLLEEDNQKCEHKLESQRAEFEKVKDELIKSKEESLKATEKMSAESARKVSELKKKAEQKISQIKKQLTSQLEEKEQAIKALQTSLEETKSSETSGKQYTETLEEKTKTLEEALVKVKEEQEKQLEQILSNERLDKEKSLEELTSMYEEKLSSLQRDVARQGELIETESGSHETEAKLKEAEEQNGSLLAEIYRLKEELCEKDVLLGQHRSAAQQVPHPSPPEAEAMVECSSIQQTKSAMQNHSPTEEEDGDSLESLKSSLSQVKNEKEKIQKDFSRLQKDIRLLRKEHEQDLEYMKKELTEEHEKKLKLELEDVEMKHNSAIKQLMREINTQMALKETELDKAVKEAIGKAQSVESELISSHREEVSQLRKLLSQKEDDLHRTVQTYEQVIQSREEEMGGRVWQVQKELEELQGRSHDTAEMSTTELQAQLAEKTTLLSEARLKEQGFIERIHTLEDKIKCFHRSTVVTHLGSTFKDSGFNSSDPLSEATEMEYLRKVLFEYMMGRETKTMAKVITSMLKFPPDQAQKVLDKEDSKAIPWLR; encoded by the exons ATGTTTAAAAAACTTAAACAGAGGATAAACGAGGAGCAGTCACCGCAGAGGAATGCGCAGTCACCACAGCAGGCCCAG aTGGGTTCTGGAGACCGGCGCAGCAGCCAGACCCCCTCTTACGATGGCTCGCCCTCTCCCAGTGACAGAGAG ATGCTGGCCGGGATGATAGCAGAGCCCGCTTTTCTCTCTGAATATACTATCTTTGCTCTGGACCATTCAAAACGACCCAAAACGGCCCAGGTAGCCAGTGTG AGTGCCTCCAAAGGACCGACAAGATCTCCCAGAGGTAGCATCAATGGGGATGGAAGTGCTTCTCCTCAT tCATTTACCCAGAAACTGCAGTTGAAAGTTCCCTCAATGGAGTCGTTGATTCGTGGCGGTGCCAGTCGGGCAGAAAGCCTGTTCCGCTCCCCCTCCAAAGAAAACCTGGTTCGAAGCTCATCGCGTGACTCCCTGACACCTGTGGGAGAAAGCGAGTTCCCGGGCGGCCCCACATATGATCCCCCCTCAGATATTGAGAGCGAGGCTGAGGAGCCACCGGGAAGTGCAGAGTCCCTTTCCAAAGAGCAGTTGTTGCACCGATTGCTTAGAGTGGAGAGGAGCCTGGGGAAGTACAGAGGGAAGTACTCAGAG CTGGTTACTGCGTACCGAACAGTACAACGAGATAAAGAAAAGACACAg GTCATCCTCAGTCAGAGTCAAGATAAAGCTCTCCGTAGGATAGGGGAGCTGCGGGAG GAGCTTCAAATGGACCAGCAGGCTAAGAAACACCTCCAGGATGAGTTTGATGCAGCGCTGGAGGAGAAAGACCAGATGATCACCGTACTCCAAACACAG GTTGCTCTGTTGAAGAAACGAGTCAAGGGGGTCTCTGACGGCACTGTCCCACCTGAGGGAGACGCCCCTCAATCTGAAGATGCTTCAGACTCTTCTACACAAAGTCCTTTGAAGGAGCAAGGACTCGAGCCTGAAGTCACTGAGG GAGAGGGCAACAGTGATCCGACCAAGCTTTTGGAGGCTCTGCAGAAGAGAGTGAAGCGGCAggaaaacctgctgcagaagtgcAAAGACGTGATGCGCACACACAAGGAGCGGAGCGCCCAGCTGGGCACCGAGAATGAGactctgcaggagcagctgcaggagagactgcaggagctggagaagatAAAG GAGCTGCACACAACAGAAAAGACCAAGTTGATCACTCAGCTGCGAGATGCCAAGAACCTCATTGAACAGCTGGAGCAGGACAAG GGAATGGTAATTGCTGAGACAAAGCGCCAAATGCATGAGACgttggaaatgaaagaagatgAGGTTGCACAGCTACGTGCCAGACTCCAGCAGGCTACTGCCCAGAAAGAAGAATTAcaggaacagaaagaaaaagcagagaaatcaG catttgaaGAACTTGAGCGGGCACTGGGTGTAGCTCAGAGGGCGGAGGAGGCCcgaaaacagctgcaggttcAGCTGGAGGAGCGAGTGAAAGAAGTTGAAAGGgtcagtgaggaagagaggaagagtctGCAGCAGAAGCTCACACGAGTCAAACAGGAGGTCGTCACCATCATGAAG CAATCATCGGAGGAAACAGTGGCCAATCTGGAAAAACTCCACAGTGAAGCTTTGgctgcaaaagaagaagaaacaattGCCAGAATCAACAAAGCTGTG gagcaatgcaaagaggagTTTGCCCAGTTAGCCAAGGAGCGAGAACAGCAGGCTTCTCTGGCTCTGGAGGATTCAGAGTTGCAGAAGACGGCTGTAAGGACAGAGGCTGATAACAAGGTTAAAGAGAtacagctggagctggaggctgCAAAAACT AGAATATTGGAGCTGGAGAGCTCTCAGGAGAAGATCTCACAAGATGGAGCAAGTCTGTCCCATGAACTTTCCAGTCAGTTGGACGAGCTGAAGGataaacacaaagagcaaaTCTCTGCGTTAGAGGAAAAGCACCAGGAGCAGCTGGAAAAGCACAAGAGCACCCTGACCCAGCAGCATAATGCTGCTCTTGAGGAGCTCAAGGAAAAACACAGCGTTGAGACGGAGACCCTTCTGAAAGATAAAGAAGTGCAGTTCCAAACGCATGTTGAAGACATGAACCAGAAAACTTTAGAGAAACTGGATGCAAAGCAGGCAGAGGTAGAGGCAGTTTCTGCTGAACTTTCTGATGCTTTGAAGAGGAAACAGCTCCTGGAGGAGAAGTTGGTGGCAGCTGAGGAATCTCATAGTTTAGCTCAACAGGACCACGAGAAGAGGTTTCAAGACTGGGAGGCAAAGCACAATGTAGAGCTCGAAAATATCAAACAGGAGCACAAGCAGTCACTCGGAGGCATAGAGAAAACTCTGAAGGAGGAACTGAATGCGTTGAAGATTGTtctgagagaaaaggaaaaggaaattgAAGAGCACATGCTTagagaaaaaacatcacaagaAGAATCACACGAGCTGAAGGTCAAAGTTAAAGAattggaggagctgcagcaatGTGTCTCACAATCCCAGCTCGAGAACGTGAGGCTAAAGGAATCTAATGCGCAGTTCAGTAAGATCTCAGAGGAGTTTGAACAGTGTAAGAAGGATTTGACAGATTTGCAGCATCAGTTGGAAGTAGCAAAGAATGATTGCCAACAAAAAGACAAGTCACTTCAAGAGTTAGAGCACCAGTtagaacagagcagaaaggagcTGTGCGAGCAAGAGAAGTCATTTACCGCAGAACTGAACACTAAGCAGGAAGAACAAACACACCTCAAGAAACAGCTGGATAATGAAAAAGCTGCCCTcgagaagaagatgaaaaccACCATAACTGAGATGGAAGCGAAGCTGAAAACGCAGgagacaaaaatggaaaagtttAAACAGAAGGCCAAAGAAATGCATGAGAGCTTTAAGAAAAAGCTTCAGCAGAATGAAGAAACCATGAAGAAGGAGCttgaaaagaaggagaaagagctTCAGCAGAAAGAACTACAAGTTCAAGAGAAAATTGTGGAAATGGCCCAAAAAAGTTCCCAAGGCCTCAGTAGTGCAATGTCTGAGCTGCAGGCCAACCATAAGGAAGAACTGGAGAAGCTACATGACGCCCACAAGCATGCGATTGAGGAGCTGGAGCATCGTTGGCAGGAGAAGTtaggacagcaggaggaggaattaATGGAGAAGCACTGGCACATACTACAAGAGAAGGCTCAGGAACTGGAGGAAACGTCTCAGCAACTTTGCAGAGGCAAAGAGGAGAACGAGCAGGCCGTGTGTGAAATAAAAGATTTAAAGGAGGACCTGGCAATTCGAGAAACCACCGTGCAGAAGCTGCAAGAAGAGCTTAACGAAGCAGCGGTTAAGCTTGAAAGTTTGTCCCAGGCCGAGGCGTTGCTCAAAGAGCAAATGGAGTCGGTGGAGAGGAACCTTAACCAGGCTCTGAGTGAGAGGAACTCCCTCCAAGACCAGCTAAACACAGCAAAggaagagaacagagagaagttAAAGACCTTGTCAGATAagctggaggaaacagagatGCAGCTTAAAGCAGTGGAAGGTTCCACATGTAAGGAAAGTGAGGACTTGAAGAAGAAATTTGAGGAAAATGTCGTTCAACTACAAGCCGCTATCCATACTAAAGTAGAAACAATTTGCACTTTAGAGGAGAATCTCCGCcagcagaaggaggagaatAAGAATCTATGCATTTCACTAGACCAGATGACTGCTCAGGTAAATGCTCACACTGAGCACGTCACAGCCTTAACACAGGAGAAGGAGAACCattctcagtctgtcagtgagaAAGTTCAGAGAATTGAGGAGCTGAGTGAAGCAAACAGAATCATGTCAGAGAGTATGAAAACAAACGAGTCCCATATCAGTAACTTGGAAAGCATCATCAGTGACTTGAAAAATCAGCTCGAAAGTAGCataaaagagaaggaggaagccATAAATCAGCTGAACCAGCAGTACGAAGAGGAGAGACAACAGGCTGCTGAGACCACAGAGAGATTAGAGCGGGACAGAAAGTCTGCTTTAGAGCAGGCGAATGCACTCAGGAACAGCCTGTCTGAGTACGAGAACAAGGCACAGGCCAAGTTGAGCCAGTGTGACAACACTATCACATCTCTACAGACCAGGCTTGAAGAGCTGGAGCGAgaaatctctgagaagaatgacGCTCTGCAAAGGCTGACAGCGAGTATTGACAATCAGTCCATCAGCAAGTCTGAGATGGACCAGGTGTTGAGTGAGAAGGAGCAGAAGGTCAGCGGACTTACCTCGGAGCTGGAGAGTTGCATCAGTCGCCTTGGTGAGCTTCAGGAGCAGTTAGCCTTAAAGACAAAAGAGTGTGAACAACTCACAGCTGACctcaaacagcaacacagcatcagggaggatgaaaagagagagtttacagagcagctgcagcagacccAGATGCAGTGCACTCAGAACGGCATCTTGGAGCAGGAGTTGGTGGAAAAACTACGCTTGCTTGAGGAAGACAACCAAAAGTGTGAACACAAGCTTGAAAGTCAAAGGGCGGAATTTGAAAAGGTGAAAGATGAGCTCATCAAGAGCAAGGAGGAGAGCCTGAAGGCAACTGAGAAGATGTCTGCGGAGAGCGCTCGGAAAGtatcagagctgaagaagaaagcCGAGCAGAAAATCAGTCAGATTAAAAAACAGCTTACCTCGCAGCTGGAGGAAAAAGAGCAGGCCATCAAGGCTCTTCAGACCAGCCTGGAGGAAACCAAGAGCAGCGAAACGTCCGGCAAACAGTACACAGAAACAttagaagagaaaacaaaaacactggaggAAGCTCTTGTCAAAGTTaaggaagagcaggagaaacAACTTGAACAGATTCTGAGTAATGAGAGGCTAGATAAAGAAAAGTCCTTAGAGGAACTGACGAGCATGTACGAAGAGAAGCTGTCCTCGCTTCAGAGGGATGTAGCACGACAAGGAGAGCTCATAGAAACTGAATCAGGGTCGCATGAAACCGAAGCAAAGCTGAAAGAAGCAGAAGAGCAGAACGGCAGCCTTCTTGCAGAAATATATCGACTGAAAGAAGAATTATGTGAGAAGGACGTTCTGCTCGGTCAGCATCGGTCAGCTGCTCAGCAGGTCCCACATCCATCACCACCCGAGGCTGAGGCGATGGTGGAGTGTAGCAGCATCCAGCAAACCAAGAGCGCCATGCAAAACCACTCTCCGACGGAAGAAGAAGACGGCGATTCTCTAGAGTCTCTCAAGAGCAGTCTGAGTCAGGTGAAGAACGAGAAGGAGAAAATCCAGAAAGACTTCTCCAGGCTGCAGAAAGACATCCGATTACTGAGGAAGGAGCATGAGCAGGACCTAGAATACATGAAGAAAGAGTTGACGGAGGAGCATGAGAAGAAGCTTAA GCTGGAGTTGGAAGATGTGGAAATGAAGCACAATTCTGCTATCAAGCAGCTAATGAGGGAAATCAACACACAGATGGCTTTGAAAGAGACGGAGCTTGATAAAGCAGTGAAGGAGGCCATCG GCAAGGCCCAGAGCGTAGAATCGGAGCTCATCAGCAGCCATCGTGAAGAAGTCAGTCAGCTGAGGAAGCTGCTTTCCCAGAAGGAGGATGATTTGCACAGAACTGTTCAGACATATGAACAGGTTATACAG agtcgagaggaggagatgggaggcAGAGTGTGGCAAGTCCAGAAAGAACTGGAGGAGTTGCAAGGAAGGAGCCACGACACTGCTGAG ATGAGCACAACAGAACTGCAG GCTCAGCTCGCGGAGAAGACGACTTTGCTGAGCGAGGCTCGGCTGAAGGAGCAGGGCTTCATTGAGAGA ATTCACACGCTTGAGGACAAGATTAAATGTTTCCACCGGAGCACTGTTGTAACTCATCTCGGGAGCACATTCAAAG ATTCTGGATTCAACAGCTCTGATCCACTCTCAGAGGCCACTGAGATGGAGTACCTGAGGAAGGTGCTGTTTGAATACATGATGGGACGGGAAACAAAA ACTATGGCCAAAGTGATTACCTCCATGCTCAAGTTTCCTCCAGACCAGGCACAAAAGGTGTTGGACAAAGAAGACTCAAAAGCAATT CCGTGGTTACGATGA